The sequence AGTTAGACCAAACGAGAGATGGCTCAGTTGGGTAAACATATATTTGTTaaaggttcgattccaactgtaaacatatttatcaaaaatttgTAGAAGAATGGACCGGCTAGGCCTTTTTATAGGATTTTCAGGATTTTCAATTCACATTCTCAATAGAATAACAGATTGGGCCCACAACATGAGATTAGAAAacttaacaaattttttttattacaaacgAAGGGATGAGAGAGGCTTGAACTTGAGACTTCTATGAAATACCATACACATGAGTGTTATCTTAACTACTTGTGGCTCTCCGGAAACTTACCTAAGTTCAACTTCCCATTAGGAGAAAGCTTAATGGTAAAAATCATTAAAACGAACAAAATTGGATTATAATTGCATATTCAAGGGAATAAGAAACAGCCCCATCACAAAAATGGTCCTCAGATCATGAAACAAATGCTTTTCACAGCTCTAAACCTTCACAGACAGGCTTAGCTTCTAATCAGCGCAAAGCCCAAAGGTATTGCAAGTAATGCACATTGTACACAATGATGATATTATTTCACAAACAATGGTTAGaagccttaaaaaaaaaaattctctcacaGAGAGAGCTAAAGTAATCATAGTTACATCCTATGGAAACTCAAACAAGAATGATCCTGCCATCACTATCATTTATCTCATATAAGTGGCCAAAAATTTTTCCAGTAAAAAACTTTCTCCTTTCATCTGCTAAATTTGTTCTCTACCGCAGAGCCCGTAAACTCATGGTGGCAGAGAGCATGGAGGGGAATTTCAGTCTACGCCTTAATGCGTGAAGGCTCTCCCACTACCCCTTCCATTCTTGTATACCAATCTCCTATTCGAGTGTTCTCCACCATATCTCTACCAGATCTCAGATAACGGATTGGCCTTAGCACCCCATAAACAGCGAGGTCGGCCAAGTTGGGCTTTGTTCCTCCTGAAACATGATTAGTgaagaaataaataattcagTCACGAATACAACTCTAAGTGTGCAACACCAATGATAGAGCCATGAAACCAAGTGTGGTCCCCATCCACCAAGACTTAgaactgaaattttttattaGTTCCATGGACAAACACAAACAGACTAGGGTCGATTTTAGATTcaattgttttccttttccttgtcctcctgtgttttttttttcttttcttcaaatgACGTACTTTTCCAATCCTAAGCATAAACATGTTTTATTAAATACCTAAATATTGCCTAGAGCACAATCAACTTTGCATAGTATCAAGTCTATAATTTTTGTTATAGTTTACAATCTAGCATAAATACCTGATTCTTAAAGTACAACTTATTAACGTAGAAACAACATTGGTTATACTAGCTTCTGCAAAGCATATATTCCCAGATTCTTTTTCTAAACGCATCCAAGCATCATTACTTGATTCTTAAAACTCTCTCACAAAACCTCATTAATTACAAGGGTTCCACTAATTATCTGAAAGAAACAAGAGTAATAAGAAAGCTTTAGTAATTTATTCCACTACCAATATCCTCTGCCCGCcgtcttccattttttttttaatttattttttcatgaatGACAATTCATTTGAATTTATCTAATCTAGATAATGATTTGCGTAAGACAGACAAATTTGAAACATACAATCAGGATCCCACTTACTTTTTCTCTTGAATATTATACAATTTCTAGATACAAATTTCTCTTTCTAACTATCAGGTTGAAAATAGGTAACATTGAATTTAGAACACTATCTATCTCACCTCACAAGTTGATTAAAACATTCTGAAGGGCCTCGTGAATTAAATGAATTAATATTAGTTACTATGCGACAGCACCAAATTACTGGTGCAGGTAAATAATGGCCCCATGtcacaaaaatcaacaagaaaagaatGCTACAAACTAAGTATGAATTTAAGAAATCAAAATAGCATCTGAAGTGCATACCTAGAAACTCCGAACCATTTAGAGCATCAACCCATGTTTCTACAGCTTCATACAAGGCAGCACGCTCATCAGTAATATtatatttcttcttcaaattcttGGACACAAAGTACATAGCTGCAGCACCAGCATACTTCACAGAAATTTTTTCGAAGAAGCTAAAATTACCTGCAATTATTGGACAGTGTCGACTCAAGAAACTGCAGAATCAGCTAAATTATACTGCTACTACAAAAGGATACGCACCTAAAACCAGACGTAAAACACATACATAAGAGGAAAAAAACGACAGTCGCAGAGAGATAGAACTCCAAATGTGGTGACATCATGGATTCAACCTATATAAACATAGAAACTAATGCTTCCTGAAAgataaaaaatcataaagatGAAGAACCCATAAAGGCAATCAACTGAAACAGAAAACTTATGGTCTTGATCTTGTAAATCTCTTGACATGACAAGAATATATTCATTCATTGACATGCATGAGCAGATATACTACTCTGGACTCCAGAGTGCACTAGTAAAGAGCATCTACCAAAGTTTTCTTTAAGAGAAAACACTCCCTTTCTTTCGTTCCTTTTTACATGAAAAGTTCATGACTCCATTCatttcatatatatgtgtacatgtGTACATACGTCAGTTACTATGCCTCTTCAATCCCAATCTCGAATCCCAAAGGCCCTATGCAGATCGCAACTATAGAGATGACTTAATAAGGTAATATTTAGTTTGAGGTTCAATTAGAAGCCCTTGGTATGCATGAATGACCCACGGAAATATTTTGGCCCTAAATCCAGATCTTCTCAAAACCAACCCAGCCCACCCCAACAAAATTCAACAGAAAAAATATTCTGCCAGCGTGACCACACAAACTTCCTTCCCCTCATGCCACACAGGGAAGTCAGGATAATAGAAAGAAAGATAGGTCAAACCATAGGAGCCCCAGGATGACTCTCTGCACTGCCATTCACTCTCATAAGAAAACACAGAGACCCAAATGTCACAACATCATCAATAAACTGGATTCATCTTCATGGGACCAATTTTTGTTCTTCTAACACGAACAATTTTTAGCTAGCAAAATTTGAAACTTGATTAAAACTGCCCCCAGCAGTACCTTTACACATTATCGTTATGGAATAAGGCTCAATATGATCTTCACTCAGCAATGTTATTCATAGCAATCCCCTCCGATCGAACCCTTATAAAGTAAGACTCTACAACCCTTGTTAAATATAAAAAACACATAGCTATCTACCAATGGAAAGGATATTGTTGGAGAAGCAATGGGGGACATTTCTGAGTACTTTGCAAATGGCTTTGCATCGGCACTAATATGCAGAAACAAGAATAAACACACACAAGAATCTAGATAAAATTAGCATACTGCATACCATACAAGGCAACatagaaacagcctctccacataacATGTGAGGGTAAGGTCAGTGTACACTTTGCCAGTCTCCGACCCCGCCCACTACAGGAGCATTGTGCACAAgatttgtttacctttttatacAAGGCAACATAGATATGGAAGATTCTCACACCATGTCAGAATTAAATTGAGCAGAAAATTAAAGTAAATCCTAGAAGAATTTACAAATAAATCAAGACATCACAATCATATTGcaatataactatataagtgGTGATAGGACCAAAATAAAGGATGTGTTGTAAGTCTTTAGATTAACACCAAATTTACATGCGCCAACACTTGAGCATCAATATACCATATCCACAGCTTCTCTTACCATTGCTTGTAATATAGTCAAATGCCTCAATAGCTTCTGAAGTATTGCGATATATGTTTGGCGATAAGACATGCACCAAGTGGCTGTCAACCCACCTAAAAAGTGAATGCACTAATAACACATCAGAGGTGACAAAAAGAGAGAGTCTTTTATGCAGAGCAGACCAAATAGAGATATTATCAAGCGATAAATTACATCCTAGAACTTGATATAATGGCAAGTACTTCAGCATAAACTTACAGATCCTATTAGCACCGAGCGAGCAAGGCCGAAATTTAGTGCagaagaaattcaaaaaattgcaATAAGCACTAAATACATTATATGTACAAACATATGTACTCTTTCTATGAGTAATAACTTCGTTATCTAATAAAGTACAAACTTTAAGAGTAGCTATTCCGAACTAAAGTGCTTGAgattaaatataaatttgaaaCAATCATTCTCAGAGTGGAGACCTTCCCCTTTCAGGTTCAGAACTCTtggcttgggaatgctcagctTGAAAATCAATAAAGGGTTTGGTGGAATGATTCCTAGTGTCATCGTCATGCTAGCTTTGTTCTTATGGAAAACCTTAAATATCTTACAAAGAAGTTAATTGTCTGGGCCACGGAGGTTTATGGTTATATGTAACTCAATATCGATCTCTAAATCAAGAGATTGCTATGTTGGATAGGATGGTGGTTGAGTGTGGCAAGTTGAGTAGTGAGGATTAGGCTGAGAGGAACAATTACAACGTTGAGCTCTCAACTCTCCAATCTATTGATGGGGGAGGAGTTAAATTGGAGGATAGAGTCCAGTAGCTAAAAGCAGAGGATCataacacaaattttttttcaataaatggCCTCTTCGCGTAGAGAGGGAAATTACATCATCCGCATCACTATTCATGGTTCCCACTTAACTAAGGCTTCAGAGGTCCATTGATTATTATAAAGATCTCCTCACAAAATCTGAATCTTGGACACCCTCCTTTGATTTGAACTAAGCATATAAATCATAACAAGAAAAAATTCACAGAAAAGTACCCAACATATAAGCACCTTACCCTCGCCACTTTTTCTCTTCATTATCTTCATCTGAGGCAATATCAACTGTGTTCTTAGGAAGTATCTTCTCACTCAACTGATCAATTATAGCTGCAAAACATCAGTCACACAATTTTAAATACAGTTCCTTGAAGGAAGAAGTTAATTGACTAAAAAGTTCAGGAATATTATTACTAAAACTCAACAACGATCTAAGAAAATTTATTGGACAGCCACAACAATGGTAACAAGAACCTGATGAATCAACGAGTCGTTCGCCATCAACCATCAATATTGGCACCTTCTTGTAGTCGGACCATTTGATCTCTTTCTTACTAAGGGGGTTCACTTCCACTACTTTGTAAGGAATATCATAGTAATCCAGGAATGCTGCCAGAAAAGTAAACATGTAGATATAAAAAAAGTAGGACCCGGATTATGCACCCAACGAAAATATAGACCATAAGTGGCTAGCAATCTATGGAACAAGATCAAGAAGCAAGTTTCAACTAATATTCAGATTAAAAGAATAGCGACCACAGAACCCCTACATTAAATAATTCACTATGACaaacaaaacgtaaaaagaaacacaaatgaTCAATTTAATagcaaatttgaaatttcatctTGGAACTTGAGAAACCTTCCATCTGTATAGCTTTGGTATGATTAAATATAAGATTCAGTCTCTCTTGTTTCAGAATTCCAGAAGAAAAAAtttgctctctcttctcttGCAGCAAAGTTACCAAGCGACCATATATAGTTTGCCACCCTAAGTGTGATCAAACCACATTCAATTGCAAGTCAAAATTTGATTATTTAGAAGTATCTTGATCATATATTTCCCACCTTTCCTTGATGATAAACAGAAAGTAGTCGCAATAAGCAGTTTAAATAACTAAAAATACAGGCCAATCCTCCAAAAGTTCTAATCTAAGCACTTGGATTAGGGCCATCAGGCAAAAATACAacattaaaaaaacatttttcagAAAAGTTTCAAACACCACATCGAGCTACCGTGAATGATCATCATATGTAAGCAGTATATTCTACAAAACTGAGTACCAAAATGAGATCATAATATAATAGCCGACCACTAAGACAACAAAAATTCAATAGGAATACCTTTAACCTTATTGCAAAAAGGACAAGCCTCATACTGATAAAGAACAACTTCCTTCGGCATGAGCTCCTGGCAAGGCGGTTCCTTGGCATAAACCTCTTGGGACATAGACGCCACAGTTGCGATCGAAGCAAGAGCCCCAGCAAAGCCTACTGACGCAGCGCGCCCCGATAACGTAGAGGACCAACGCCCGGGAGCATGGGAACTGCCTCCGCTGCTGTTGCAGTAGAGCGCCACCTGGATGAGCCGGTGCTGGACGGCGCTATTGGGGACAAAAGCGCC is a genomic window of Tripterygium wilfordii isolate XIE 37 chromosome 16, ASM1340144v1, whole genome shotgun sequence containing:
- the LOC119980369 gene encoding prostaglandin E synthase 2-like, giving the protein MRKASTLASSILSRTLATVSNGAFVPNSAVQHRLIQVALYCNSSGGSSHAPGRWSSTLSGRAASVGFAGALASIATVASMSQEVYAKEPPCQELMPKEVVLYQYEACPFCNKVKAFLDYYDIPYKVVEVNPLSKKEIKWSDYKKVPILMVDGERLVDSSAIIDQLSEKILPKNTVDIASDEDNEEKKWRGWVDSHLVHVLSPNIYRNTSEAIEAFDYITSNGNFSFFEKISVKYAGAAAMYFVSKNLKKKYNITDERAALYEAVETWVDALNGSEFLGGTKPNLADLAVYGVLRPIRYLRSGRDMVENTRIGDWYTRMEGVVGEPSRIKA